A window from Amblyomma americanum isolate KBUSLIRL-KWMA chromosome 7, ASM5285725v1, whole genome shotgun sequence encodes these proteins:
- the LOC144098882 gene encoding suppressor of tumorigenicity 7 protein homolog gives MMASVFLNTLTPKFYVALTGTSSLISGLILIFEWWYFRKYGTSFIEQVSLNHLSPWLGGGAEEAEGNGDRGGPPDRGPSSTPTPSSAGECKVWRNPLSLLRGAEYSRFLAATRREPLTFYDMNLSAQDHQTLFACEADAGHPDCEVMQMAWRERDPKTRIQHAHTALEKNPECVTAYILLAEEEAPNVLEAEKLFRQALKYAEANHRKSQPLQHQGALHEAVHRRDCNVLVYVRRRLAMCARKLGKVREAVKMMRDLMKEFPSMNLFNIHENLIEALLELQAYADVQAVLAKYDDINLPKSASICYTAALLKARGVADKFSTEAAARRGLTGPELNAVEAVHRAVEFNPHVPKYLLEAKSLILPPEHLLKRGDSEALAYAFFHLRHWKRVEGALNLLHWSWEGTFRMLPYPLERGQLFYPYPGCTEATDRELLPPFHELSVYPKKELPFFILFTAGLCSLTALLALLTHQYPEPVGLAARTLLAWLALPLGYVLDKLEALLPSSLLQQLSRI, from the exons ATGATGG CCTCCGTGTTTCTGAACACTCTCACGCCGAAGTTCTACGTCGCTCTGACGGGTACTTCGTCGCTGATCTCTGGTTTGATACTG ATATTCGAGTGGTGGTACTTCCGCAAGTATGGGACATCGTTCATCGAGCAGGTTTCCCTGAACCACCTGTCCCCCTGGCTGGGCGGGGGTGCCGAAGAGGCTGAGGGAAATGGCGACCGCGGAGGGCCCCCCGATCGGGGACCGTCTTCAACACCCACACCATCGTCAGCCGGCGAGTGCAAGGTGTGGCGCAATCCACTGTCGCTGCTGCGAGGAGCCGAGTACTCGCGCTTTTTGGCTGCCACCCGCCGTGAGCCGCTGACCTTCTACGACATGAATCTGTCTGCACAAGACCATCAGACGCTGTTTGCCTGCGAAGCGGATGCAGGGCACCCCGATTGTGAAG TGATGCAGATGGCCTGGCGGGAGAGGGACCCCAAGACACGCATCCAGCATGCCCACACAGCTCTTGAGAAAAACCCAGA GTGTGTGACGGCCTACATCTTGTTGGCTGAAGAAGAGGCACCAAATGTTCTAGAG GCTGAGAAGTTGTTTCGGCAAGCCCTCAAGTATGCCGAGGCAAATCATCGCAAAAGCCAGCCATTGCAACACCAGGGAGCTCTTCACGAAGCTGTTCACA GAAGGGATTGCAATGTGCTTGTCTATGTGCGTCGAAGACTGGCTATGTGCGCACGAAAGTTGGGGAAAGTTCGGGAGGCTGTCAAGATGATGCGTGAT TTAATGAAAGAATTTCCAAGTATGAACCTCTTCAACATCCATGAGAATCTCATTGAAGCTCTCCTGGAGCTTCAAGCGTATGCGGATGTTCAGGCTGTTCTTGCCAAATACGATG ATATCAATCTGCCAAAGTCGGCGAGCATCTGCTACACAGCTGCATTACTCAAGGCACGTGGTGTGGCCGACAAATTCTCGACAGAAGCTGCCGCACGTCGGGGCTTAACTGGTCCTGAGCTGAATGCAGTGGAGGCTGTGCATCGGGCTGTTGAATTCAATCCGCATGTGCCCAAGTACCTCCTGGAAGCCAAGAGCCTCATCTTGCCACCAGAGCACCTGCTCAAGCGTGGCGACTCAGAGGCGCTTGCATATGCTTTCTTCCATCTGCGCCACTGGAAACGGGTGGAAGGTGCTCTGAATCTACTGCACTGGTCCTGGGAAGGAACCTTCCGGATGCTGCCATATCCACTGGAGCGAGGGCAGCTCTTCTATCCGTACCCGGGCTGCACAGAAGCGACGGATCGTGAGCTCCTGCCACCCTTCCATGAACTCTCCGTTTATCCGAAGAAGGAGCTTCCTTTCTTCATCCTCTTCACAGCTGGACTCTGTTCACTCACGGCCCTGCTGGCCTTGCTCACGCACCAATATCCAGAGCCCGTGGGTTTAGCTGCCCGCACCCTTCTGGCATGGCTGGCATTGCCTCTGGGCTATGTCTTGGACAAGTTGGAAGCACTGCTCCCATCCAGTTTGCTCCAGCAGCTGTCACGCATCTGA
- the LOC144098889 gene encoding uncharacterized protein LOC144098889 has product MASILHEASSPRCYCCHGRPGQLPQPTSLSASVSATSTTSTTDLDASLHELGMLSAVTDSRRDYVLEKLARGARNMDSGPHHSGLCVLAMNSAYIADFSFVSSGGLAPESPPSPSETVPLLTLRRPRVRALRRKHYFYQPYDYPWRPRIVEMLRTKEEEEKAAAAMLSLSLLKVTSDDGGNKSNPGSPSKLSLMGTKPGGSVANCTVAGSVGIVRSKSLDDLEVCSAKACGTKADIETVSRKISNLHVS; this is encoded by the coding sequence ATGGCAAGCATTCTTCATGAAGCAAGCAGCCCTCGTTGCTACTGCTGTCATGGGCGGCCTGGGCAGCTTCCTCAGCCCACATCACTTAGTGCTTCTGTGTCGGCCACTTCTACCACTAGCACAACAGATTTGGATGCTTCTCTACACGAGCTGGGTATGCTGAGTGCCGTGACAGACTCTCGGCGGGACTATGTCCTCGAGAAGCTCGCCCGTGGTGCGAGGAATATGGACTCTGGCCCGCACCACTCTGGGCTGTGCGTCTTGGCAATGAATTCAGCATACATTGCGGACTTCTCCTTCGTTTCTTCAGGAGGCTTGGCCCCTGAGAGTCCCCCCAGCCCATCAGAGACCGTGCCACTGCTCACATTACGCCGGCCACGTGTCCGGGCCCTTCGCAGGAAGCACTACTTTTATCAGCCCTACGACTACCCGTGGCGGCCTAGGATAGTGGAAATGCTCAggacaaaagaagaagaagaaaaggctgCAGCAGCTATGCTTAGCCTGTCGCTTTTGAAAGTTACCAGTGACGACGGGGGTAACAAGTCAAATCCAGGCAGCCCTTCTAAATTGTCACTCATGGGGACCAAGCCTGGCGGTTCTGTTGCTAATTGTACTGTGGCTGGAAGTGTTGGAATTGTTAGGTCTAAGTCACTGGATGACCTGGAGGTGTGCAGTGCTAAGGCGTGTGGGACCAAGGCAGACATTGAAACAGTGTCGCGCAAAATTAGCAATCTGCATGTCAGCTAG